Proteins co-encoded in one Kribbella solani genomic window:
- a CDS encoding MFS transporter has translation MSVRSSALVPSALSFFLVTLNASMATTALPAIGRELGSGPSLPWVLTGYSLVFAVCLLPAGAWADRIGPHRAFTLGTVVFAATSALCALAQNLPVMLAARGLQGAAAALLLPAGLSLLNTEITPGPSGRARAIGRWTAAGAIALVVGSPLGGAITSTIGWQGTFWLNLPLSLLTLATTTHTTSPSPSRLRRAGVGELLRSGSVLVSSVTGFALNFASYGAIFAVTFLLQDNLGRSAWVTGLVFVPMTLLIIPANLLAGRLTSRLGVRRTLLLGQSLMILGLLGLIITSAAGSSAIYQLTAWLLPIGAGAGLVAPAVTTLMLDGIPPDRGGLGSGVLNAARQLGSGAAPAIFGVLLSAGQFSTGFRISLLLAVLVIAAPATLRTRELVTCA, from the coding sequence ATGTCTGTTCGTTCTTCCGCGCTGGTTCCGTCGGCGTTGTCGTTCTTTCTGGTCACTCTGAATGCCTCGATGGCGACCACCGCGCTGCCGGCGATCGGCCGGGAGCTCGGCAGCGGGCCCAGCCTGCCGTGGGTACTCACCGGGTACTCGCTGGTCTTCGCCGTCTGCCTGCTCCCCGCCGGCGCCTGGGCCGATCGCATCGGGCCACACCGAGCCTTCACCCTCGGCACCGTCGTCTTCGCCGCCACGTCCGCACTTTGCGCGCTGGCCCAAAACCTTCCGGTGATGCTCGCCGCCCGCGGCCTTCAAGGTGCGGCGGCCGCCCTGCTGCTCCCTGCTGGTCTGTCCCTGCTCAACACCGAGATCACTCCGGGTCCCAGCGGGCGCGCCCGAGCGATCGGGCGCTGGACGGCAGCCGGCGCGATCGCCCTGGTAGTCGGCTCACCCCTCGGCGGCGCCATCACCTCAACCATCGGCTGGCAAGGCACCTTCTGGCTGAACCTCCCTCTGAGCCTCCTGACCCTCGCCACCACAACCCACACGACCTCGCCGTCGCCCTCGCGGCTTCGGCGTGCAGGTGTTGGCGAGCTCCTCCGGTCCGGGTCGGTGCTGGTGAGTTCGGTCACCGGGTTCGCGCTCAACTTCGCCTCGTACGGTGCGATCTTTGCGGTCACGTTCCTGCTTCAGGACAACCTCGGCCGGTCCGCCTGGGTCACCGGACTCGTCTTCGTCCCGATGACCCTCCTGATCATCCCCGCGAACCTGCTCGCCGGCCGGCTCACCAGCCGCCTCGGCGTACGCCGCACGCTCCTCCTCGGCCAATCCCTGATGATCCTCGGCCTGCTCGGCCTCATCATCACCAGCGCGGCCGGCAGTTCCGCGATCTACCAACTGACCGCCTGGCTACTTCCGATCGGCGCCGGCGCGGGACTCGTCGCACCGGCCGTGACCACGTTGATGCTCGACGGCATCCCGCCGGACCGCGGCGGCCTCGGCTCGGGCGTACTGAACGCCGCCCGCCAACTCGGCAGCGGCGCCGCGCCGGCGATCTTCGGCGTACTCCTCAGCGCCGGCCAGTTCAGCACCGGTTTCCGGATCAGTCTGCTCCTCGCCGTACTGGTCATCGCGGCGCCGGCCACGCTTCGTACGAGAGAGTTGGTGACATGCGCATGA
- the ilvD gene encoding dihydroxy-acid dehydratase, which produces MPALRSRTVTHGRNMAGARALMQASGVAREDFGKPIIAVANSFTEFVPGHTHLAPVGRIVSEAIHAAGGIAREFNTIAVDDGIAMGHGGMLYSLPSRDLIADSVEYMVEAHCADALVCISNCDKITPGMLNAALRLNIPTVFVSGGPMEAGRATLVDGTVRKLDLIDAMSEAVNENVSDADILRIEENACPTCGSCSGMFTANSMNCLTEAIGLSLPGNGSVLATHTARKALYENAGRTVVEITKRYYDNDDATVLPRNIASKEAFGNAMALDIAMGGSTNTILHLLAAAQEAEVGFDLDDINAVSRKVPCLAKVAPNVAPGGTYYMEDVHRAGGIPAILGELHRAGLLNENIHTVHSDSIDDWLKTWDVRGGSPSPEAVELWHAAPGCKRSAQAFSQSERWETLDTDAAGGCIRDFEHAYSKDGGLGVLKGNLAVDGCVVKTAGVDESIWTFEGPAVVCESQDEAVEKILAKQITPGDVVVIRYEGPKGGPGMQEMLYPTSFLKGRGLGKVCALVTDGRFSGGTSGLSIGHVSPEAASGGTIALVQDGDRIRIDIPNRSIELLVPEPELAAREAALGGVYAPKNRDRKVSAALRAYAAMATSADKGAVRDVSKLG; this is translated from the coding sequence GTGCCTGCTCTGAGGTCCCGAACTGTCACCCACGGCCGCAACATGGCGGGCGCCCGCGCGCTCATGCAGGCCTCCGGGGTAGCCCGGGAGGACTTCGGGAAGCCGATTATCGCGGTAGCGAACAGCTTCACCGAGTTCGTCCCCGGGCACACCCACCTCGCCCCGGTCGGCCGGATCGTGTCCGAGGCGATCCACGCGGCCGGCGGGATCGCCCGTGAGTTCAACACGATCGCCGTCGACGACGGGATCGCGATGGGCCACGGCGGCATGCTCTACAGCCTCCCGTCCCGGGACCTGATCGCGGACTCGGTCGAGTACATGGTCGAGGCGCACTGCGCGGACGCGCTGGTCTGCATCTCGAACTGCGACAAGATCACGCCCGGCATGCTGAACGCCGCGCTCCGGCTGAACATCCCGACCGTGTTCGTCTCCGGTGGCCCGATGGAGGCCGGCCGGGCGACGCTGGTGGACGGGACCGTGCGCAAGCTCGACCTGATCGACGCGATGTCCGAGGCCGTGAACGAGAACGTCTCCGACGCCGACATCCTGCGGATCGAGGAGAACGCCTGCCCGACCTGCGGTTCCTGTTCCGGCATGTTCACCGCGAACTCGATGAACTGCCTGACCGAGGCGATCGGCCTGTCGCTGCCCGGCAACGGTTCGGTGCTGGCCACCCACACCGCGCGGAAGGCGCTGTACGAGAACGCCGGCCGTACCGTCGTCGAGATCACCAAGCGGTACTACGACAACGACGACGCGACCGTGCTGCCGCGGAACATCGCCTCCAAGGAAGCGTTCGGGAACGCGATGGCGCTGGACATCGCGATGGGCGGATCGACCAACACGATCCTGCACCTGCTGGCCGCCGCGCAGGAGGCCGAGGTCGGCTTCGACCTGGACGACATCAACGCGGTCTCCCGCAAGGTGCCGTGCCTGGCGAAGGTCGCGCCGAACGTGGCCCCTGGCGGCACGTACTACATGGAGGACGTGCACCGGGCCGGCGGCATCCCCGCGATCCTGGGCGAGCTGCACCGGGCCGGCCTGCTGAACGAGAACATCCACACCGTGCACAGCGACTCGATCGACGACTGGCTGAAGACCTGGGACGTGCGCGGTGGTTCGCCGTCGCCGGAGGCGGTCGAGCTGTGGCACGCGGCGCCGGGCTGCAAGCGGTCCGCGCAGGCGTTCTCGCAGTCCGAGCGCTGGGAGACGCTGGACACCGACGCGGCCGGCGGCTGCATCCGTGACTTCGAGCACGCGTACTCGAAGGACGGCGGTCTCGGCGTACTGAAGGGCAACCTGGCCGTCGACGGCTGTGTCGTGAAGACGGCCGGTGTGGACGAGTCGATCTGGACGTTCGAAGGCCCCGCGGTGGTGTGTGAGTCGCAGGACGAAGCCGTCGAGAAGATCCTGGCCAAGCAGATTACCCCCGGCGACGTGGTCGTGATCCGGTACGAGGGTCCGAAGGGCGGGCCGGGGATGCAGGAGATGCTGTACCCGACGTCGTTCCTGAAGGGCCGCGGCCTGGGCAAGGTCTGCGCGCTGGTCACCGACGGCCGCTTCTCCGGCGGTACATCGGGGCTGTCGATCGGCCACGTGTCGCCCGAGGCAGCGTCCGGCGGCACGATCGCGCTGGTCCAGGACGGCGACCGGATCCGGATCGACATCCCGAACCGGTCGATCGAGCTGCTGGTGCCGGAGCCGGAGCTGGCCGCGCGGGAGGCCGCGCTCGGCGGGGTGTACGCGCCGAAGAACCGGGATCGCAAGGTCAGCGCGGCGCTGCGGGCGTACGCCGCGATGGCGACCAGCGCCGACAAGGGCGCGGTCCGCGACGTCTCCAAGCTGGGCTAG
- a CDS encoding dihydrofolate reductase family protein: MSAAVLLMSMSVDGYVAGPNDRPGNPGGDDFMRLHEWYQDASGAVGRPEGAAGAIWDELNATGAVVVGRRTAEQVNYYGGDHHGVPIFVVSHAPAPDAVAGHEKVRFVTDVETAIAQAKAVAGEKDVLVHGAVTARSALAAGVLDELQIDQVPVLFGGGVRLFEVLPRRVELEIVRVIDTPRATHLRYRIRQN, encoded by the coding sequence ATGTCCGCTGCGGTGTTGTTGATGTCGATGTCCGTCGACGGGTACGTCGCGGGGCCGAACGACCGGCCGGGTAATCCCGGTGGCGACGACTTCATGCGACTGCACGAGTGGTACCAGGACGCGTCCGGCGCGGTGGGCCGGCCGGAAGGTGCTGCCGGGGCGATCTGGGACGAGTTGAATGCCACCGGGGCGGTCGTGGTCGGGCGGCGTACGGCGGAGCAGGTCAACTACTACGGCGGCGACCATCACGGCGTACCGATCTTCGTCGTCAGCCATGCTCCGGCGCCGGATGCCGTTGCCGGGCACGAGAAGGTGCGGTTCGTGACCGATGTCGAGACCGCGATCGCGCAGGCGAAGGCGGTCGCCGGGGAGAAGGACGTGCTGGTCCACGGCGCGGTGACTGCCCGAAGTGCGTTGGCGGCGGGCGTACTGGACGAGTTGCAGATTGATCAGGTGCCGGTGTTGTTCGGTGGCGGCGTGCGGTTGTTCGAGGTGTTGCCGCGGCGGGTCGAGCTGGAGATCGTTCGAGTGATCGACACGCCGCGGGCAACACACCTCCGCTACCGGATTCGCCAGAACTGA
- a CDS encoding VOC family protein codes for MDKQNVIGVWPTLHYRDGQAALKFLTEGLGFTLVASYPGAAAGSIAHSELAWAAGGGGIMMGSADAKTEPDDFSALAGQTQSVYLVHDDPDALYGRVVGAGAVVVRGLEDADYGSRGFTVRDPEGNLWSIGTYAGELGK; via the coding sequence ATGGACAAGCAGAATGTGATCGGAGTTTGGCCCACCTTGCACTACCGCGACGGGCAGGCGGCGCTGAAGTTCCTCACCGAGGGACTCGGCTTCACGCTGGTCGCGTCCTACCCGGGCGCCGCGGCCGGATCGATCGCGCACTCCGAGCTGGCCTGGGCGGCCGGCGGCGGCGGAATCATGATGGGCTCGGCCGACGCCAAGACCGAGCCGGACGACTTCAGTGCGCTGGCCGGGCAGACGCAGTCGGTCTACTTGGTACACGACGATCCGGACGCGCTGTACGGCCGCGTGGTCGGCGCGGGCGCGGTCGTGGTGCGCGGTCTGGAAGACGCCGACTACGGCTCCCGCGGCTTCACCGTCCGCGATCCGGAGGGAAACCTGTGGAGCATCGGCACGTACGCGGGTGAGCTCGGCAAGTAA
- a CDS encoding alpha/beta fold hydrolase has translation MTHYEDAGGPGQPVLALHGTFGRGRTFAALADRLRPDYRLIAPDLRGHGATPDRTGDFSREAFVADAARFIETHDLAPALVIGHSLGGVTAYQLAARHPELVRAVVVEDVGAMPGDAILDVTGWPTQFADRTEAAAFFAATPAPEYFLESVDADGRLMFDLDAMMAAQRGNVGDWWADWLAVRQPLLLLRATNSFLLGADHAAEMVRRRPGTRLVTFADTGHWIHREAPDAYVEAVRGFFRSLPGSTTSRPPAG, from the coding sequence ATGACCCACTACGAAGACGCCGGCGGCCCGGGGCAGCCGGTGCTGGCCCTGCACGGCACCTTCGGCCGCGGCCGTACTTTCGCGGCGCTCGCGGACCGCCTGCGACCCGACTACCGCCTGATCGCCCCAGACCTCCGCGGCCACGGCGCCACCCCGGACCGGACCGGCGACTTCAGCCGGGAGGCGTTTGTCGCGGATGCTGCCCGGTTCATCGAAACGCACGACCTGGCACCCGCGCTGGTGATCGGGCATTCGCTGGGCGGCGTGACCGCGTACCAGCTGGCCGCCCGGCACCCCGAGCTCGTACGCGCGGTGGTCGTGGAAGATGTCGGCGCGATGCCCGGTGACGCGATCCTCGACGTCACCGGCTGGCCGACCCAGTTCGCCGACCGGACCGAAGCGGCGGCGTTCTTCGCGGCGACCCCGGCACCGGAGTACTTCCTGGAAAGCGTCGACGCCGACGGCCGATTGATGTTCGACCTCGACGCCATGATGGCGGCCCAGCGCGGCAACGTCGGCGACTGGTGGGCCGACTGGCTCGCCGTACGCCAACCACTCCTGTTGCTGCGGGCAACCAACAGCTTTCTGCTCGGCGCGGACCACGCCGCCGAAATGGTCCGGCGCCGACCCGGCACCCGCCTCGTCACGTTCGCGGACACCGGGCACTGGATCCACAGAGAAGCCCCGGACGCCTACGTCGAGGCGGTCCGGGGCTTCTTCAGGTCGTTGCCTGGATCAACTACTTCGCGACCACCCGCAGGCTGA
- a CDS encoding AraC family transcriptional regulator has protein sequence MVGMEHRTRPVHPALRPYLHDLIGYAYPGAAPELHRGLPSRYLTLVITLDGPLGVAWPGGPLQTYDAVVGGLRSTAVHVGATPSRAGVQVSLTPAAARTLLGLPPGELASLNVGLDEVLGRPARVLTDQLREAGSWDERMDLIERLFLEHLARERAPGGVRPEVGWAWRRLCGTDGTIGVQELAAEVGWSRRHLTDRFTSEFGLAPKVAARVLRFERATRQLRLRPQTRLGELSAAAGYADQAHLTREFQAIAGCSPRQWMSEELPNLQDCPPPGAAESEVWTSRM, from the coding sequence ATGGTGGGCATGGAGCATCGGACGCGGCCGGTGCATCCTGCCCTGCGCCCGTACCTGCACGACCTGATCGGGTACGCGTACCCGGGTGCGGCGCCCGAGTTGCACCGTGGTCTGCCGTCGCGCTACCTCACGCTCGTGATCACTCTCGACGGCCCGCTCGGGGTGGCCTGGCCGGGCGGCCCGCTGCAGACGTACGACGCGGTGGTGGGCGGGCTGCGTTCGACCGCCGTGCATGTCGGCGCGACGCCGAGCCGCGCCGGGGTGCAGGTGTCGCTGACGCCCGCCGCCGCCCGTACGCTGCTGGGTCTGCCGCCGGGTGAGCTCGCGTCGCTGAACGTCGGGCTCGACGAGGTGCTCGGCCGGCCCGCGCGGGTGCTGACCGACCAGCTCCGGGAGGCGGGGAGCTGGGACGAGCGGATGGATCTGATCGAGCGTCTGTTCCTTGAACACCTGGCCCGCGAGCGCGCGCCGGGCGGCGTACGGCCGGAGGTCGGCTGGGCCTGGCGGCGATTGTGCGGGACCGACGGGACGATCGGGGTGCAGGAGCTGGCCGCGGAGGTCGGGTGGAGCCGGCGGCATCTGACCGACCGGTTCACGTCGGAGTTCGGGCTCGCGCCGAAGGTGGCGGCGCGGGTGCTGCGGTTCGAGCGCGCCACCCGGCAGCTGCGGTTGCGGCCGCAAACCCGGCTGGGCGAGCTGTCGGCCGCGGCCGGGTATGCGGATCAGGCGCACCTGACCCGCGAGTTCCAGGCGATCGCGGGCTGTTCACCGCGGCAGTGGATGAGCGAGGAGCTCCCAAATCTTCAAGACTGCCCGCCGCCCGGAGCGGCAGAGTCGGAGGTATGGACAAGCAGAATGTGA
- a CDS encoding helix-turn-helix transcriptional regulator, with amino-acid sequence MVWIGTGCVVGSAARGELGAFLRERRGRLTPGDVGLIAGPPRRTPGLRREEIAELAGVSAGYYARLEQGSAPHPSESVLAALARVLRLTADEERHLRALAAWPGPVPAGAGAVPAGAGAVPAGAAVSAGVRDDGAVIEQVSRSALRVMEMLRPPTAAIVLGRIGDVLAWNEYAPRLFPGRLPTEERHPSARSNNARYVFCDPRAREIFPRWEEVADDTVAHLRAAAGHLVDDPGFRELVDDLLATSPEFAARWQRRDVRRHVSGEKYLNHPVLGRLTVDYEVLAVLDQPDQFLVVYGLGDVEIPEPAATS; translated from the coding sequence ATGGTTTGGATTGGGACGGGGTGTGTGGTGGGGTCGGCGGCTCGGGGTGAGTTGGGGGCGTTCCTTCGGGAGCGTCGCGGGCGGTTGACGCCGGGGGATGTGGGGCTGATCGCGGGGCCACCGCGGCGTACGCCGGGGTTGCGGCGGGAGGAGATTGCTGAGCTTGCGGGGGTGAGCGCGGGGTATTACGCGCGGCTGGAGCAGGGGAGTGCGCCGCATCCGTCGGAGAGCGTGCTGGCTGCGCTGGCCAGGGTTCTCCGGCTCACCGCCGACGAAGAGCGGCACCTGCGGGCGCTGGCCGCCTGGCCGGGACCGGTGCCTGCCGGGGCCGGAGCGGTGCCTGCCGGCGCTGGAGCGGTGCCTGCCGGGGCCGCGGTGTCTGCCGGGGTTCGGGACGATGGTGCTGTGATCGAGCAGGTGTCACGTTCGGCGCTGCGAGTGATGGAGATGCTCAGGCCGCCGACGGCCGCGATCGTGCTCGGCCGGATCGGTGACGTGCTGGCGTGGAACGAGTACGCCCCGCGCTTGTTCCCCGGCCGCCTGCCCACCGAAGAACGCCACCCGTCAGCGCGGTCGAACAACGCAAGGTACGTGTTCTGCGATCCGCGGGCCCGGGAGATCTTTCCGCGTTGGGAAGAGGTTGCCGACGACACCGTTGCGCATCTGCGCGCGGCGGCGGGGCATCTGGTGGATGATCCGGGGTTCCGCGAGCTGGTCGATGACCTCTTGGCGACCAGTCCGGAGTTCGCCGCGCGGTGGCAGCGGCGGGACGTACGGCGGCACGTGTCGGGGGAGAAGTACCTCAACCACCCAGTACTCGGCCGGCTCACCGTCGACTACGAGGTGCTCGCCGTACTCGACCAGCCGGATCAATTTCTCGTCGTGTACGGGCTGGGCGATGTCGAAATCCCCGAACCAGCCGCTACCTCCTGA
- the recQ gene encoding DNA helicase RecQ: MSETTELPDSEALQVLRRVFGYDAFRGEQADIIDTVIAGGDALVLMPTGGGKSLCYQIPSLVRSGVGVVISPLIALMQDQVDALTALGVRAGFLNSTQDFEQRREVEQAFLAGELDLLYLAPERLRVEGTVRLLDQGKIALFAIDEAHCVSQWGHDFRPDYLMLSELHERWPDVPRIALTATATEATHQEIATRLKLDDAKHFVASFDRPNIQYRIVPKDSPQKQLLDLLRTEHAGDAGIVYCLSRNSVEKTAAFLTQNGIEAVPYHAGLDSRTRATNQSRFLREDGLVVVATIAFGMGIDKPDVRFVAHLDLPKSVEGYYQETGRAGRDGLPSTAWLAYGLQDVVQQRKMIDTSEGDLAHRRRLSSHLDAMLALCETVQCRRSQLLAYFGQHGDACGNCDTCLTPPESWDGTIAAQKLLSTVYRLQHERGQKFGAGQLIDILLGKETEKVKQFRHEQLTVFGIGTELKDPEWRGVIRQLLALRLLAVEGDYGTLVLTDDSAEVLGRRREVMMRREPERIRSRSSAKSGGKKAAVDLSPEAAPVFERLRAWRAAAAKEQGVPAYVIFHDATLRQIATDMPSSLAELGTISGVGENKLAKYGEGVLEALAAEE, translated from the coding sequence GTGAGCGAGACAACCGAACTGCCCGATTCCGAAGCCCTTCAGGTCCTGCGGCGGGTGTTCGGCTACGACGCCTTTCGCGGCGAGCAGGCCGACATCATCGACACCGTGATCGCGGGCGGCGACGCGCTGGTGCTGATGCCGACCGGCGGCGGCAAGTCCTTGTGCTACCAGATCCCGTCGCTGGTTCGGTCCGGCGTCGGCGTGGTGATCTCGCCACTGATCGCGCTGATGCAGGACCAGGTCGACGCGCTCACCGCGCTCGGCGTCCGGGCCGGCTTCCTGAACTCGACCCAGGACTTCGAGCAGCGGCGCGAGGTCGAGCAGGCGTTCCTGGCCGGTGAGCTCGACCTGCTGTACCTGGCGCCGGAGCGGCTGCGCGTCGAAGGAACCGTGCGGCTGCTCGATCAGGGCAAGATCGCGCTGTTCGCGATCGACGAAGCGCACTGCGTGTCCCAGTGGGGCCACGACTTCCGGCCGGACTACCTGATGCTGTCGGAGTTGCACGAGCGCTGGCCGGACGTACCGCGGATCGCGTTGACCGCGACGGCGACCGAGGCGACGCATCAGGAGATCGCGACCCGGCTGAAGCTGGACGACGCGAAGCATTTCGTCGCCAGTTTCGACCGGCCCAACATCCAGTACCGGATCGTCCCGAAGGACAGTCCGCAGAAGCAGTTGCTCGACCTCTTGCGTACCGAACACGCGGGCGACGCGGGCATTGTGTACTGCCTGTCCCGGAACAGTGTGGAGAAGACAGCCGCATTTCTGACCCAGAACGGGATCGAAGCAGTGCCGTACCACGCCGGCCTGGACAGCCGGACCCGCGCGACGAACCAGTCGCGGTTCCTGCGTGAGGACGGGTTGGTGGTGGTCGCGACGATCGCGTTCGGGATGGGGATCGACAAGCCCGACGTGCGGTTCGTCGCGCATCTCGACCTGCCGAAGTCCGTCGAGGGGTACTACCAGGAGACCGGTCGCGCCGGGCGGGACGGGCTGCCGTCGACCGCCTGGCTGGCGTACGGGCTGCAGGACGTGGTGCAGCAACGCAAGATGATCGACACGTCCGAGGGTGATCTCGCGCACCGGCGTCGGCTCAGCTCGCATCTGGACGCGATGCTCGCGTTGTGCGAGACCGTGCAGTGCCGGCGATCGCAACTCCTCGCGTACTTCGGTCAGCACGGCGACGCGTGCGGCAACTGTGACACCTGCCTGACCCCGCCGGAGTCGTGGGACGGCACGATCGCGGCCCAGAAGCTGCTGTCGACGGTGTACCGGCTGCAGCACGAGCGCGGGCAGAAGTTCGGCGCCGGACAGCTGATCGACATCCTGCTCGGCAAGGAAACCGAGAAGGTCAAACAGTTCCGGCACGAGCAGCTGACGGTGTTCGGGATCGGGACCGAGCTGAAGGACCCCGAGTGGCGGGGCGTGATCCGGCAACTGCTGGCGCTGCGGCTGCTCGCGGTCGAAGGTGACTACGGCACGCTGGTGCTGACCGACGACAGCGCCGAGGTGCTCGGCCGGCGGCGCGAGGTGATGATGCGGCGCGAGCCGGAGCGGATCCGGTCCAGGTCGTCGGCCAAGTCGGGCGGCAAGAAGGCCGCGGTTGATTTGTCACCCGAGGCGGCGCCGGTGTTCGAGCGGTTGCGCGCGTGGCGGGCCGCGGCAGCGAAAGAGCAGGGCGTACCCGCGTACGTCATCTTCCACGACGCGACGCTGCGACAGATCGCTACCGACATGCCGTCCTCGCTGGCCGAGCTCGGCACGATCAGCGGCGTCGGCGAGAACAAGCTGGCCAAGTACGGCGAAGGCGTACTGGAGGCTCTGGCAGCTGAGGAGTGA
- a CDS encoding VOC family protein, with protein MNHLTEIRTIGIPVTDQDRALKFYTETLGFELVMDAPLPRFGGRWLVVAPPNSATNLALVPAKDDLPAGVDTGIRFSSPDAKAAHEHFGNTGVATTELLEWPGVPPMFSLRDPDGNRLYVSQF; from the coding sequence ATGAACCACCTGACCGAGATCCGCACCATCGGAATCCCCGTCACCGACCAGGACCGGGCCCTGAAGTTCTACACCGAAACCCTCGGCTTCGAGCTGGTGATGGATGCGCCGCTGCCGCGGTTCGGCGGTCGCTGGCTCGTGGTCGCGCCGCCCAACTCAGCCACGAACCTCGCCCTGGTGCCCGCGAAGGACGACCTCCCGGCCGGCGTGGACACCGGCATCCGCTTCAGCAGCCCGGACGCCAAAGCCGCCCACGAGCACTTCGGCAACACCGGCGTAGCCACCACCGAGCTGCTCGAATGGCCCGGCGTACCGCCGATGTTCAGCCTCCGCGACCCCGACGGGAACCGCCTGTACGTCTCCCAGTTCTGA
- a CDS encoding DUF3352 domain-containing protein, with product MSDQNQPPAPQYPGAGGPQPQYGPPQGQQWPQQGQPNAQQYPRQPQQGGPRHGGPQQGGPQQTDPQYGAPQQGGPQYGAPHQGGPQQGGQQQGGQQYGAPQHGGQQYGAPQHGGQQYGGPRPQGQQYGQQASYEQLHVGGQPPQGPGFGGQQQWQPEPKKKRGKVIPIVAALAMVLVLAGGGIFAYGKLNGGKQPAEVLPGSAVAYARVDLNPSAGQKVAAIRFLLKFPSVKDRLGLSGEQDDLRQKLFDLVKKSAGSDLADVDFDKDIKPWLGDRAGVAALPPADGDREPVPVLAVQVKNQDAANKGMDKLLANEDKKPGRAFSDGYMLLSKDQATVDSAVSAAKDSPLSKNAKFSADMDKLGEQGFVSAWADAKSLASITGKVDSSQLAGLGDATTALALRFDASYVELKGVGNSDKSVKVNGADAGDLISKLPDTTAGAIALSGGDSLIDTAWKQLQQAGGENLTPMIDKIKQETGLTLPDDLKTLLGKNVAIGIDKNSEQGPKIAARMETDPAKAEPVVQKLTSLLRERSSANIPIETAKDDKSYVVATSKEYAEQVLKGGNLGQSENFKQALPDTKGAVLIGYVDFEAARSISERFGGGKDVDALRSAGIVARSTGDGQAEFSLRVVAK from the coding sequence ATGTCCGACCAGAACCAGCCGCCCGCACCGCAGTACCCGGGTGCCGGCGGTCCGCAGCCGCAGTACGGTCCGCCGCAGGGGCAGCAGTGGCCCCAGCAGGGTCAGCCGAATGCTCAGCAGTACCCACGGCAGCCGCAGCAGGGCGGTCCGCGGCACGGCGGCCCCCAGCAGGGTGGCCCGCAGCAGACTGACCCCCAGTACGGCGCTCCGCAACAGGGCGGTCCTCAGTACGGCGCGCCCCACCAGGGCGGCCCGCAGCAGGGTGGTCAGCAGCAGGGTGGTCAGCAGTACGGGGCGCCCCAGCACGGTGGTCAGCAGTACGGGGCGCCCCAGCACGGTGGTCAGCAGTACGGCGGTCCGCGGCCGCAGGGGCAGCAGTACGGGCAGCAGGCCTCGTACGAGCAGCTGCACGTCGGCGGGCAGCCGCCGCAGGGTCCTGGGTTCGGTGGGCAGCAGCAGTGGCAGCCGGAACCGAAGAAGAAGCGCGGCAAGGTCATCCCGATCGTCGCCGCGCTGGCGATGGTCCTGGTGCTGGCCGGCGGCGGCATCTTCGCGTACGGGAAGCTCAACGGCGGCAAGCAGCCGGCCGAGGTGCTGCCCGGTAGCGCGGTCGCGTACGCCCGTGTCGACCTGAACCCGTCGGCCGGGCAGAAGGTCGCGGCGATCCGGTTCCTGCTGAAGTTCCCGTCGGTGAAGGACCGGCTCGGTCTCAGCGGCGAGCAGGACGACCTGCGGCAGAAGCTGTTCGACCTGGTCAAGAAGTCGGCCGGCTCCGACCTCGCCGACGTCGACTTCGACAAGGACATCAAGCCGTGGCTGGGCGATCGGGCCGGGGTCGCGGCGCTGCCGCCGGCCGACGGTGACCGCGAGCCGGTCCCGGTGCTGGCCGTCCAGGTGAAGAACCAGGACGCCGCGAACAAGGGCATGGACAAGCTGCTCGCGAACGAGGACAAGAAGCCGGGCCGCGCGTTCAGCGACGGGTACATGCTGCTGTCCAAGGACCAGGCGACGGTCGACTCCGCGGTGTCCGCGGCGAAGGACAGCCCGCTGAGCAAGAACGCCAAGTTCAGCGCGGACATGGACAAGCTCGGCGAGCAGGGCTTCGTCTCCGCCTGGGCCGACGCGAAGAGCCTCGCGTCGATCACCGGCAAGGTCGACTCCAGCCAGCTGGCCGGCCTCGGCGACGCGACCACCGCGCTCGCGCTCCGCTTCGACGCGTCGTACGTCGAGCTGAAGGGCGTCGGGAACAGCGACAAGAGCGTCAAGGTCAACGGTGCCGACGCCGGTGACCTGATCTCCAAGCTGCCGGACACCACGGCCGGCGCGATCGCGCTGTCCGGCGGTGACAGCCTGATCGACACCGCCTGGAAGCAGCTGCAGCAGGCCGGCGGCGAGAACCTGACGCCGATGATCGACAAGATCAAGCAGGAGACCGGGCTGACCTTGCCGGACGACCTGAAGACCTTGCTCGGCAAGAACGTCGCGATCGGGATCGACAAGAACTCCGAGCAGGGCCCGAAGATCGCTGCCCGGATGGAGACCGACCCGGCGAAGGCCGAGCCGGTGGTCCAGAAGCTGACCTCGCTGCTGCGCGAGCGGTCCTCGGCGAACATTCCGATCGAGACCGCGAAGGACGACAAGTCCTACGTGGTGGCGACCAGCAAGGAGTACGCCGAGCAGGTGCTGAAGGGCGGCAACCTCGGCCAGAGCGAGAACTTCAAGCAGGCGCTGCCGGACACCAAGGGCGCGGTGCTGATCGGGTACGTCGACTTCGAGGCGGCGCGGTCGATCAGCGAGCGGTTCGGTGGCGGCAAGGACGTCGACGCGCTCCGCTCGGCCGGCATCGTGGCGCGGTCGACCGGTGACGGTCAGGCCGAGTTCAGCCTGCGGGTGGTCGCGAAGTAG